A genomic window from Vitis riparia cultivar Riparia Gloire de Montpellier isolate 1030 chromosome 18, EGFV_Vit.rip_1.0, whole genome shotgun sequence includes:
- the LOC117907836 gene encoding receptor-like protein 9DC3, translating to MSLRIIDLAHNHFEGDLPEMYLRSLKAIMNIDERNMTRKYIGNRYYQDSITVTTKGLEVELLKILNTFTTVDLSSNKFQGEIPKSIGNLNSLRGLNLSHNNLAGHIPSSFGNLKLLESLDLSSNKLIGRIPQELTSLTFLEVLNLSQNHLTGFIPRGNQFDTFGNDSYNENSGLCGFPLSKKCIIDETPESSKEVDTEFDGGFDWKITLMGYGCGLVIGLSLGCLVFLIGKPKRFVWIIEEIIHKKIKRSKRSTCRQGVRRN from the coding sequence ATGAGCCTAAGAATCATTGATCTTGCTCACAATCATTTCGAGGGTGACTTGCCTGAAATGtatttgagaagtttgaaagCTATAATGAATATAGATGAACGCAACATGACAAGAAAATATATAGGGAACCGTTATTATCAAGATTCCATCACAGTGACAACAAAAGGGTTGGAGGTTGAACTTTTGAAAATCTTGAACACTTTCACAACAGTTGATTTATCAAGCAACAAATTCCAAGGAGAGATTCCCAAGTCCATTGGAAATCTTAATTCACTTCGAGGGCTCAATTTGTCTCATAACAACCTTGCAGGACATATCCCATCATCTTTTGGGAATTTGAAGTTGCTTGAATCATTAGACCTCTCTTCAAACAAGCTCATTGGGAGAATTCCTCAAGAATTAACAAGTTTGACATTTCTCGAAGTTTTGAATCTTTCCCAAAACCATCTTACTGGATTTATACCTCGAGGTAATCAGTTTGACACTTTTGGAAATGATTCATACAATGAGAACTCAGGGTTGTGTGGATTTCCATTGTCAAAGAAATGCATAATTGATGAAACACCGGAGTCTTCAAAGGAAGTGGATACAGAGTTTGATGGTGGATTTGATTGGAAAATCACATTGATGGGATATGGATGTGGATTGGTTATTGGGTTGTCTCTTGGGTGTCTCGTTTTCTTAATTGGGAAACCTAAACGGTTTGTTTGGATTATTGAAGAGATTATTCACAAAAAGATCAAAAGGTCTAAAAGAAGCACTTGCAGGCAAGGAGTAAGAAGAAATTAA
- the LOC117907526 gene encoding receptor-like protein 33, whose product MNELHGSIPSSIFKLVNLRYLYLSSNNFSSVLETSNFGKLRNLTELDLSNNMLSLITSGNSNSILPSIQRLDLSNNKISGVWSWNIGKDTLGYLNLSCNLISGFEMLPWKNIGILDLHSNLLQGPLPTPPNSTFFFSVSHNKLSGEISPLTCKASSMRVLDLSNNNLSGMLPHCLGNFSKDLSVLNLRRNRFHGIIPQTFLKGNAIRNLDFNDNRLEGPVPRSLIICRKLEVLDLGNNKINDTFPHWLGTLPELQVLVLRFNSFHGHIGCSKIKSPFMSLRIIDLAHNDFEGDLPEMYLRSLKAAMNVDEGNMTRKYMGDSYYQDSVMVTIKGLEIEFVKILTTFTTIDLSSNKFQGEIPKSIGNLNSLRGLNLSHNNLRGHIPPSFGNLKLLESLDLSSNKLIGRIPQELTSLTFLEVLNLSQNNLTGFIPRGNQFETFGNDSYNENSGLCGFPLSKKCTADETLEPSKEANTEFDGGFDWKITLMGYGCGLVIGLSLGCLVFLIGKPEWLTRMVEENIHKTITRSKRSTRSRGARRK is encoded by the coding sequence ATGAATGAGTTACATGGGTCAATTCCAAGTTCAATATTTAAGCTTGTAAACCTTAGATATCTTTATCTTTCTTCAAATAACTTCAGTAGCGTTTTGGAGACAAGCAACTTTGGAAAACTTAGAAACCTCACTGAGCTTGATCTCTCAAACAACATGCTCTCATTGATCACCTCTGGCAATTCCAACTCCATTTTGCCCAGCATTCAGAGGCTAGACCTTTCAAACAATAAGATTAGTGGAGTTTGGTCGTGGAATATAGGAAAGGATACACTAGGATACTTGAATCTCTCTTGTAACTTGATAAGTGGGTTTGAGATGCTTCCATGGAAAAATATAGGAATTCTAGATCTTCATTCCAACTTGTTGCAAGGACCACTTCCAACTCCTCCAAAttctacttttttcttttcagtaTCCCATAACAAATTGAGTGGAGAAATCTCACCGTTGACTTGCAAAGCGAGTTCCATGAGAGTTCTTGATTTGTCTAACAACAACTTGAGTGGCATGCTTCCTCACTGTTTGGGGAATTTTAGCAAAGATCTTTCTGTTTTGAATTTACGAAGGAATCGATTTCATGGCATCATtcctcaaacatttttaaagggCAATGCTATCAGGAATCTTGACTTCAACGATAATCGATTGGAAGGCCCAGTACCTCGATCTTTGATCATTTGTAGAAAACTTGAAGTTCTAGACCTTGGgaataataagataaatgataCATTTCCCCATTGGTTGGGAACTCTTCCAGAGTTGCAAGTTCTTGTTTTGCGCTTTAATAGTTTCCATGGTCATATAGGGTGTTCCAAAATCAAATCCCCATTCATGAGCCTAAGAATCATTGATCTCGCTCACAATGATTTCGAGGGTGACTTGCCTGAAATGtatttgagaagtttgaaagCGGCAATGAATGTAGATGAAGGCAACATGACAAGAAAATATATGGGGGACAGTTACTATCAAGATTCCGTAATGGTGACAATCAAGGGGTTGGAGATTGAATTTGTGAAAATCTTGACTACGTTCACAACAATTGATTTATCAAGCAATAAATTCCAAGGAGAGATTCCAAAGTCCATTGGAAATCTTAATTCACTTCGAGGACTCAATTTGTCTCATAACAACCTTAGAGGACATATTCCACCATCTTTTGGGAATTTGAAGTTGCTTGAATCATTGGACCTCTCTTCAAACAAGCTCATTGGTAGAATTCCTCAAGAATTAACAAGTTTgacatttcttgaagttttgaatcTTTCCCAAAATAATCTCACCGGTTTTATACCTCGAGGCAATCAGTTTGAGACATTTGGAAATGATTCATACAACGAGAACTCAGGGCTATGTGGATTTCCGTTGTCAAAGAAATGCACAGCTGATGAAACACTAGAGCCTTCAAAAGAAGCGAATACAGAGTTTGATGGTGGATTTGATTGGAAAATCACATTGATGGGATATGGATGTGGATTGGTTATTGGGTTGTCTCTTGGGTGTCTTGTTTTCTTAATTGGGAAACCTGAATGGTTGACAAGGATGGTAGAAGAGAACATTCACAAGACGATCACAAGGTCTAAAAGAAGTACTCGCAGCAGAGGAGCAAGAAGAAAGTAG